A window from Sphingobacterium hotanense encodes these proteins:
- a CDS encoding PD-(D/E)XK nuclease family protein, translated as MNKAFLRLVAEDIQQRYGKDISDIAVVFNNKRPITYLKKHLVDVYQQAIWSPQFFTIQEFFSLSTTKVQASPISQFFYLYELHNELLAKEGVEPETLEEFYPIAEIILSDFSQLDYDLVDIAQIFMELSDTTEIELAFQHFTPEQQAFIRQFWQSFSVQGHTGVQKRFLRLWRRLPTLYKAFKERLQAEGQTNFPTIYRDLAEGKAENEIFVDQFKQVLFVGFNALNRAEAKLFREWQEQGKALFYFDADSHYLDDKLQEAGLFIRRNIFQTGLLNALGDVPNVIGNRADDVHVYQSLGKISETKLLYDLLSENQDQSKSSAILLADESMLVPLLQSLPYTDVNITTGYPLIQSPIYGLLDLWMNVQVLISQQHKEKIPYQLLETYLTNPMSKVSKQQKQQIQTESADKQLFEVEVKEIDISQSVLPHFFRKLQSAEQTIPTLSAMIDSLLLSLADNDRIRQIESNLLMETKKVLNQLQLGFSNLGKLSIGFQIGLIRKALGPISSAIEGNPLKGLQIMGLLESRCLNFDQVYILGANEGILPKTSNSPTFLPNNLRKAYGLPVLENQDALSAYLFYRHFQYSSDIHLFYNAVVSESSSGEESRFIKQLEFETKFNFVKHTQQQPLTFPTQPQELVIEKTGEVWNKLYGSYIKHGKRISASAFTSYLQSPLQFFLKYVADIKEPPSISQEFEMNKLGTVIHESMEELLAPLKAVDDFVATESLKAKLEIADQVVLKQIGNEYLTSFNTVNELNSLQRIMHKIAAEYVKMYLRYDIDQYQAIRIVELENSDDYILDFPIEINGSIETVSLYGIIDRVDEVLTKDGQTKLRIVDYKTGSDSVTFRNLDVVFAANTENKALVQTLFYAYVYEQVTGLRNLEPHLYVARRMREDGTVFKNNNGSFVLSHQTLAEQKEVFVAFLKSTLEELFDQQVPFKHNPDAAVYPSDPFTLFYKYSVKESAVED; from the coding sequence ATGAACAAAGCATTTCTACGCCTAGTAGCAGAAGATATTCAACAACGATATGGCAAAGATATCTCTGATATTGCCGTCGTTTTCAATAATAAAAGACCGATTACCTATTTGAAAAAGCATTTGGTCGATGTTTATCAGCAGGCAATCTGGTCGCCACAATTCTTTACCATCCAAGAGTTCTTTAGCTTGTCGACGACGAAGGTACAGGCATCGCCTATCAGTCAGTTCTTCTATTTATACGAGCTTCACAATGAGCTGCTCGCCAAGGAAGGCGTCGAACCGGAGACCTTAGAAGAGTTTTATCCCATCGCGGAGATTATCCTCAGCGACTTCAGTCAGCTAGACTACGATCTTGTGGATATCGCTCAAATCTTTATGGAGCTTTCCGACACGACGGAAATTGAGCTCGCCTTCCAGCATTTCACGCCCGAACAGCAGGCTTTTATTCGACAATTCTGGCAGTCGTTCAGCGTTCAAGGACATACGGGAGTACAGAAAAGATTCCTTCGCTTATGGCGTAGACTACCTACATTATACAAAGCCTTTAAAGAGCGTTTGCAAGCTGAAGGTCAGACGAATTTCCCAACCATATACCGCGATTTGGCGGAGGGTAAGGCAGAAAATGAGATCTTTGTCGACCAGTTTAAACAAGTACTCTTCGTGGGTTTCAATGCCCTCAACAGAGCCGAAGCTAAACTATTCAGAGAATGGCAGGAACAGGGCAAGGCGCTTTTCTATTTCGATGCGGACAGCCATTACCTGGATGATAAACTACAGGAAGCAGGTCTGTTTATCCGACGCAACATTTTCCAAACGGGATTATTGAATGCTTTAGGCGATGTTCCAAACGTTATCGGGAACCGAGCAGATGATGTACATGTGTATCAGAGCTTAGGAAAGATCAGCGAAACGAAATTGCTATACGACTTGTTGAGCGAAAATCAGGATCAGAGCAAGTCATCGGCTATTCTACTTGCCGATGAAAGCATGCTCGTTCCGCTCTTGCAGAGTTTACCTTATACGGATGTGAATATCACGACCGGATATCCGCTAATTCAATCGCCAATCTATGGTTTGTTGGATCTTTGGATGAATGTGCAGGTGTTGATATCCCAGCAACATAAAGAAAAAATTCCTTATCAGCTGTTGGAGACCTACTTAACCAATCCGATGAGTAAGGTGTCGAAGCAACAAAAGCAACAGATACAGACTGAGTCGGCAGATAAGCAATTGTTTGAAGTGGAGGTCAAGGAAATCGATATCAGCCAATCGGTACTGCCGCATTTCTTCCGCAAATTACAGTCTGCCGAGCAGACTATACCGACCTTAAGCGCAATGATCGACAGTTTATTGCTTTCGCTGGCAGACAACGACCGTATCCGGCAGATTGAGTCTAACCTGCTGATGGAGACGAAGAAGGTGCTGAATCAGCTCCAACTGGGATTCTCCAATCTGGGAAAACTGAGCATTGGATTCCAAATCGGATTGATCAGAAAGGCCCTCGGACCGATTAGCTCGGCTATTGAGGGTAACCCACTTAAAGGTTTGCAGATCATGGGGCTGTTAGAGAGTCGCTGTCTGAACTTCGATCAGGTGTATATCCTGGGTGCCAATGAAGGCATTTTGCCGAAGACATCGAATTCGCCAACTTTCCTGCCCAACAATTTAAGGAAAGCATACGGGCTTCCTGTCTTAGAAAACCAAGACGCCCTATCGGCTTATTTATTCTATCGCCATTTTCAATACAGTAGCGATATTCATCTATTCTACAATGCGGTAGTCAGTGAAAGCAGCTCGGGCGAGGAAAGTCGCTTCATCAAACAATTAGAGTTTGAAACCAAGTTCAACTTCGTAAAACATACGCAGCAACAACCGCTGACTTTTCCAACGCAGCCGCAGGAATTGGTTATCGAGAAAACAGGCGAGGTCTGGAATAAACTATACGGCAGCTATATCAAGCATGGGAAGCGAATTTCCGCTTCTGCATTCACTAGCTACCTGCAATCGCCCCTGCAATTCTTCTTGAAATATGTCGCCGACATCAAGGAACCACCTTCCATAAGTCAGGAATTCGAGATGAATAAACTTGGGACTGTCATACATGAGAGTATGGAAGAATTGTTGGCTCCGCTAAAAGCAGTCGATGATTTTGTTGCGACCGAAAGCTTGAAAGCGAAACTGGAAATAGCAGATCAAGTGGTCTTGAAGCAGATTGGTAATGAATACCTCACAAGCTTCAATACGGTCAATGAACTCAATAGCTTGCAGCGCATCATGCATAAGATTGCTGCCGAGTATGTGAAAATGTACTTGCGATATGATATTGACCAGTATCAGGCGATCCGTATTGTCGAGCTCGAAAACAGTGATGATTATATCCTAGATTTTCCAATAGAAATCAACGGCAGCATTGAAACCGTAAGTTTATATGGTATCATCGACCGCGTTGATGAAGTGCTCACAAAAGATGGGCAAACAAAGCTTCGTATCGTCGATTACAAAACCGGTTCGGATAGCGTAACATTCCGCAACCTAGATGTAGTATTTGCGGCAAACACGGAAAACAAAGCGCTTGTGCAAACGCTATTCTATGCCTATGTATATGAGCAAGTAACGGGCCTTCGTAATCTCGAGCCTCACCTATACGTCGCAAGAAGGATGCGTGAAGACGGTACTGTCTTTAAAAACAATAATGGTAGCTTTGTGCTTAGCCATCAAACCCTCGCCGAGCAAAAGGAGGTTTTTGTGGCATTTCTGAAAAGTACGTTAGAAGAGCTTTTTGATCAGCAAGTACCGTTCAAACATAATCCCGATGCAGCAGTGTATCCCTCAGATCCCTTTACATTGTTTTATAAGTACAGCGTGAAGGAAAGCGCGGTGGAAGATTGA
- a CDS encoding UvrD-helicase domain-containing protein gives MSGKAPLKIVKASAGSGKTFSLTVHYLSLLLAKESNYREILAVTFTNKATAEMKERILSVLHGLAIADPHRNIESYRKLLLEQYPEWDANTLQEKAYRVYRRILHDYSHFSVSTIDGFSQKVIRSFTYELNLDAAYAIEMNTNKVKKDLTIMLNQLLDEKPELLEWIIAYAEQKIANNENWNYRQQLMALAGLIFSENFQEFDSYLLTADTNQVFNLLQKEIAEKSKAFLATFSQAIEAFKETFRSLGVDESEMKNKSRNKLISASKVDSNLHKINETDLQKIFDKFLILQDNDDAFTDQNKEVRYDLQIGIQPALQTIFEIHKLFPSYIAYKAVEANLYFLRLLKEMSDLLSLWRKENASQLISDSQILLNKLGLDENNDPTFIWEKIGNRYNYFLFDEFQDTSRIQWKNYSPLLLNALANSQGKMSEHLIVGDVKQSIYRWRNGDWRILLQQVEQQVSDSFHLNEQSRPQFIDQGALLTNYRSLPNIIKLNNYLFSSIPQLMQNVLNEQVLESLNKEGKEWWTATGNDQMLIKAYEGSNQELPEQLQADAANQGSIEITFLPVENGARRRNQVEEASIDALCEKVAEWISSGRYQPSQIGILVRSNAQARLLIQQLMDYKNTHQLNYEVISGDALTLVSNHAIQLLVETFKALVYQSDKHVIQHANMAYLYQLSKGKSAFDQSYWLKFRDNNIQELQGLVPDELIAQWDALQKMPLIHLSEKLIEIYGLTDEGSIHLPYLLAFKDIITAFSAMGERGLIQFLEYWLEDGEKAVLPSNGKIDAIEVTTIHKSKGLAYDVVMLPFCSWSLDGMSRGDFWINVENSPFAALGKIPIKYSKSLGNSIFYQQYFEEMLFNYMDALNTFYVANTRAKQHLYISAPQFKQNVDKKTGEIKGFEPSNEYISDLLIQALSADNAVFKLENNQLNIQHIISKSDEALKAEGNYIALQHYPISNVLEKEWEHASTRSINNILMMEKAAQYGVLAHEIVSEASQEKDIDLLIDKYIQEGILPMEDREALLQEIHEIWHHPQINSWLNGDFKIWNEASIITADGETIRPDKVFTSPNSTIVLDFKFTQGDYVGHKAQVDKYMKAIRNVGYENVKGYLYYAKSKELVEVI, from the coding sequence ATGTCAGGAAAAGCACCTCTAAAGATCGTCAAGGCATCTGCCGGGTCTGGAAAAACATTCAGTCTTACAGTACATTACCTCAGTCTATTGCTCGCCAAGGAAAGCAACTACCGGGAGATACTCGCCGTTACATTTACCAATAAAGCAACGGCGGAGATGAAAGAACGTATTCTATCCGTACTGCATGGTCTTGCAATCGCTGATCCGCATAGGAATATTGAAAGCTATAGAAAACTTCTATTAGAGCAATATCCCGAATGGGATGCCAACACTTTGCAGGAGAAAGCTTATCGCGTTTATCGCCGCATACTGCACGATTATAGCCATTTCTCGGTCAGCACCATCGATGGTTTCTCCCAAAAGGTAATCCGTAGCTTCACCTATGAGCTCAACCTTGATGCAGCGTATGCCATCGAAATGAATACCAATAAGGTGAAAAAGGATCTGACCATTATGCTGAATCAGCTTTTGGATGAGAAACCTGAACTATTAGAATGGATTATCGCGTACGCGGAGCAAAAGATAGCGAATAATGAAAACTGGAACTACCGACAGCAACTTATGGCATTGGCAGGTCTTATCTTTTCAGAAAACTTCCAGGAATTTGACTCCTACTTGCTCACTGCCGACACCAATCAGGTTTTCAATTTACTGCAGAAAGAAATAGCCGAGAAGTCTAAAGCCTTCCTTGCCACCTTTTCTCAGGCAATCGAGGCCTTCAAGGAAACATTCCGCTCCTTGGGCGTAGACGAGTCGGAAATGAAAAACAAGTCTCGCAACAAGCTCATTTCCGCAAGTAAAGTCGATAGCAACCTGCACAAAATCAATGAAACAGATCTGCAAAAGATATTTGATAAGTTCCTGATCCTCCAGGATAATGATGACGCTTTTACCGATCAGAATAAAGAAGTTAGATACGACCTACAAATCGGCATTCAACCTGCGCTGCAAACGATCTTCGAGATACACAAACTATTTCCAAGCTATATCGCTTATAAAGCGGTCGAAGCTAACCTCTACTTCCTACGTTTGTTGAAAGAGATGAGCGACCTCTTGAGTTTATGGCGCAAAGAGAATGCATCGCAACTGATTTCGGACTCGCAGATACTACTGAACAAATTAGGATTAGATGAAAACAACGATCCCACATTTATATGGGAGAAAATAGGGAACCGATACAATTATTTCCTGTTTGATGAGTTTCAGGATACGTCTAGAATTCAATGGAAAAACTATAGCCCACTCCTACTCAATGCGCTCGCCAATTCGCAAGGAAAAATGAGCGAGCATCTTATTGTGGGCGATGTGAAGCAAAGTATTTATCGCTGGCGAAACGGCGATTGGCGAATCTTGCTACAACAAGTCGAGCAGCAAGTTTCCGACTCGTTCCACCTGAACGAACAATCGAGACCACAATTTATCGATCAGGGTGCGCTGTTGACCAATTACCGCAGCCTTCCGAATATCATTAAGTTGAATAATTACCTCTTCAGCAGTATTCCACAATTGATGCAAAATGTATTGAATGAGCAGGTACTTGAATCGTTGAATAAGGAAGGTAAGGAATGGTGGACTGCCACAGGGAATGATCAGATGCTGATCAAAGCATACGAAGGCAGCAATCAGGAACTCCCCGAGCAACTGCAGGCAGATGCTGCGAACCAAGGCTCTATTGAGATAACATTTCTTCCGGTAGAGAATGGAGCGCGCAGGCGCAATCAGGTCGAGGAAGCATCTATCGATGCCCTCTGCGAAAAAGTTGCCGAATGGATCAGCAGCGGACGCTATCAGCCTTCGCAGATTGGTATCCTCGTTCGTAGCAATGCGCAGGCGAGACTCCTCATTCAACAATTGATGGATTACAAAAACACCCATCAGTTGAACTATGAGGTGATCTCTGGTGATGCGCTTACTTTGGTTTCGAATCATGCGATCCAGTTATTGGTAGAAACATTCAAAGCGCTGGTCTACCAGTCAGACAAGCATGTTATTCAACATGCCAACATGGCCTACCTCTATCAACTAAGCAAAGGAAAATCTGCCTTTGATCAATCCTATTGGTTAAAATTCAGAGACAATAATATTCAGGAACTTCAGGGGTTAGTGCCCGATGAGCTGATTGCGCAATGGGACGCTCTACAGAAAATGCCATTGATACATCTGTCGGAGAAACTGATCGAGATCTATGGATTAACTGATGAAGGCAGCATTCACCTGCCCTATTTACTGGCATTCAAAGATATCATCACCGCCTTCTCCGCAATGGGCGAGCGCGGTTTGATACAATTTCTGGAATATTGGCTGGAAGATGGCGAAAAAGCAGTGCTTCCAAGCAATGGAAAGATTGATGCCATTGAGGTTACCACCATCCACAAATCTAAAGGTCTCGCTTATGATGTCGTAATGCTTCCTTTCTGCTCTTGGAGCTTAGACGGTATGTCGCGAGGCGACTTCTGGATCAATGTAGAAAACAGTCCTTTCGCTGCATTAGGAAAGATTCCTATAAAGTACAGTAAATCGCTCGGCAACTCGATATTCTATCAGCAGTATTTCGAAGAGATGCTCTTCAATTACATGGATGCGTTAAACACATTCTATGTAGCAAACACCCGTGCGAAACAGCACTTATACATTTCGGCGCCTCAGTTTAAACAGAATGTTGACAAGAAGACTGGTGAAATTAAAGGTTTTGAGCCGAGCAACGAGTATATTTCTGATTTACTGATACAAGCCCTCTCAGCAGATAACGCGGTATTCAAGTTGGAAAACAATCAGCTCAATATACAGCATATCATCAGCAAATCGGATGAAGCTTTGAAAGCCGAAGGCAATTATATCGCGCTCCAACATTATCCGATATCCAATGTATTGGAAAAGGAATGGGAACACGCGAGCACTAGAAGCATCAATAATATCCTGATGATGGAGAAAGCGGCGCAATATGGGGTACTGGCCCATGAAATCGTATCGGAGGCATCGCAGGAAAAAGATATTGATCTACTGATCGATAAATATATTCAGGAGGGGATTCTCCCTATGGAAGACCGCGAGGCACTGTTGCAGGAGATCCACGAAATATGGCATCACCCGCAAATCAATAGCTGGTTGAATGGTGATTTTAAGATTTGGAACGAAGCAAGCATCATTACAGCCGATGGAGAGACCATTCGCCCCGACAAGGTATTTACCAGCCCCAACAGTACGATAGTGCTAGATTTCAAATTCACGCAGGGAGATTATGTAGGCCACAAGGCGCAGGTTGATAAATACATGAAGGCCATCCGAAATGTAGGTTATGAAAATGTAAAAGGCTATCTGTATTATGCCAAATCAAAAGAATTAGTAGAAGTTATTTAA
- a CDS encoding 30S ribosomal protein S16: protein MATKIRLQRHGKKGKPFYHVVVADARAPRDGKFIERIGSYNPNTNPATIILDFDRALTWVNNGAQPTDTARAILSYKGVLYKKHLQGGVKKGAFDEAKAEELFAAWTEGNDAKIEGKKSGLAQSKGEAKKAALAAEAKKKEEKAAAIAAKNAPVEEAAAEEAAEEAAEENTEETEG from the coding sequence ATGGCAACTAAAATCAGATTGCAAAGACACGGTAAAAAAGGAAAACCTTTTTACCATGTAGTAGTAGCAGATGCACGTGCTCCACGTGATGGTAAATTCATTGAGCGTATCGGTTCTTATAACCCGAACACTAACCCAGCAACTATCATCTTAGATTTCGATAGAGCATTAACATGGGTGAACAATGGTGCACAACCTACTGACACAGCTCGCGCTATCCTTTCTTACAAAGGTGTTCTTTACAAAAAACACTTACAAGGTGGTGTGAAAAAAGGTGCTTTCGATGAGGCTAAAGCAGAAGAATTATTCGCTGCTTGGACTGAAGGAAATGATGCGAAAATCGAAGGTAAAAAATCTGGCTTAGCACAATCTAAAGGAGAAGCTAAAAAAGCTGCTCTAGCTGCTGAAGCTAAGAAAAAAGAAGAAAAAGCTGCTGCTATCGCTGCTAAAAATGCTCCAGTTGAAGAAGCTGCTGCAGAAGAAGCTGCCGAAGAAGCTGCTGAAGAAAACACAGAAGAAACAGAAGGATAA
- a CDS encoding RagB/SusD family nutrient uptake outer membrane protein, with protein MKKLLFILSATALFSSCEIDRLPKGSMDTEGVAENPQALITGAYAQLKAWSDPMHRAGEYAGDNMMIRGASTDAFYEFISFSRTPNNYRLSNFWDYSYKAIAQASNAMKFLKEGENVEVDNQIGECYYIRGLMYFYLVRAYGRPYYQSPETNLGVPIVNGTPENPLGDLNFPDRATVKETYDQIIADLTKAESLLTLSKGNIYATKEAAQALLSRVYLYMSGTYEAPNAQYAKLSAEYADKVINSGKFNLLGRAEFMRYNTFTPENNKETIFAVKRLASEFSGSDHYYGVGGMYANIGGQGWGEMYASAKYIDLLNETGRNDWRPDSYKIVDARAAFIEPTYDDNGGKYTEVFRYIKQDSETSKNYMQDTIIRSGNTLIAKEVTTVDKKPVVDRYTLTPVNASQGIYSIKHKDGRPYTGVLDYYISLNRAYPQFYIVKASREGENSHLHSPVISRLGEIYLNRAEANAKLGKYAEALADLNKIRTRSIENGAYTSLSAADASEKIDKERQLELAFQAERSYDVFRNGKSLTRDYPGPHEQQAVIPATDYRVIYYIPQSAINSYPGQLTQNPTQ; from the coding sequence ATGAAAAAGCTATTATTTATACTATCGGCAACAGCATTGTTCTCCTCTTGTGAGATCGACAGACTGCCAAAAGGATCAATGGATACAGAAGGGGTAGCGGAAAATCCGCAAGCCCTGATTACAGGTGCATACGCACAATTAAAAGCATGGTCTGATCCCATGCACCGCGCTGGTGAATACGCAGGTGATAACATGATGATTCGTGGAGCATCAACAGATGCTTTCTATGAGTTCATCTCCTTCTCCCGCACACCGAATAACTACCGCTTATCAAACTTCTGGGACTACAGCTACAAGGCGATTGCACAAGCGTCGAATGCGATGAAATTCCTAAAAGAAGGCGAAAACGTTGAGGTAGACAACCAGATTGGAGAGTGTTACTACATCCGCGGTTTAATGTACTTTTATTTGGTGCGTGCATACGGCCGCCCATATTACCAAAGTCCGGAAACTAACCTTGGAGTGCCAATTGTAAATGGAACACCGGAGAACCCACTAGGCGACCTGAACTTCCCAGACCGCGCAACAGTGAAAGAAACATACGATCAGATTATCGCCGATTTAACGAAAGCTGAATCATTGCTGACGCTAAGTAAAGGGAATATCTACGCTACCAAAGAAGCAGCACAAGCATTGCTTTCACGGGTTTACTTATACATGAGCGGAACCTATGAAGCACCCAATGCGCAGTACGCGAAACTTTCAGCAGAATATGCGGATAAAGTGATCAACTCAGGCAAATTCAACCTGTTAGGTCGCGCGGAATTCATGCGCTATAATACTTTTACTCCAGAGAACAACAAAGAAACAATCTTTGCCGTAAAACGCTTAGCATCTGAATTCTCGGGCAGCGATCATTACTATGGTGTTGGTGGTATGTATGCAAACATTGGTGGTCAAGGTTGGGGAGAAATGTACGCAAGTGCAAAATACATCGATCTATTGAACGAAACCGGCAGAAATGACTGGAGACCCGATAGCTACAAGATCGTTGATGCGCGTGCTGCTTTTATCGAACCTACCTACGATGACAACGGCGGTAAGTACACCGAAGTTTTCCGCTACATCAAACAAGATAGCGAGACTTCTAAAAACTACATGCAAGACACCATCATTCGCAGTGGAAATACATTGATCGCGAAGGAAGTAACAACGGTAGACAAAAAACCTGTTGTGGACCGTTACACGCTGACGCCTGTAAATGCCTCACAAGGAATCTATTCGATCAAGCATAAAGACGGAAGACCCTATACCGGTGTTTTAGACTATTACATTTCCTTGAACCGTGCTTACCCACAGTTCTACATTGTAAAAGCATCGCGCGAAGGCGAGAACTCACACCTACACTCACCAGTAATCAGCAGATTAGGTGAAATTTACTTAAACCGGGCAGAAGCCAATGCCAAACTCGGTAAATATGCTGAAGCATTAGCAGACTTAAACAAAATCCGTACGCGTTCTATTGAAAACGGCGCCTATACTAGTCTATCAGCAGCCGACGCAAGCGAAAAAATCGATAAAGAACGTCAGTTAGAATTAGCCTTCCAAGCAGAACGCAGCTATGATGTATTTCGCAACGGAAAATCCCTCACACGCGACTACCCAGGACCACATGAGCAACAAGCAGTAATCCCTGCTACCGATTACCGTGTAATCTATTACATCCCACAATCGGCAATCAACTCTTATCCTGGGCAATTGACACAAAATCCAACACAGTAG